In Pseudorasbora parva isolate DD20220531a chromosome 9, ASM2467924v1, whole genome shotgun sequence, the following proteins share a genomic window:
- the chrng gene encoding acetylcholine receptor subunit gamma: MDQISPSKNVWLWTLLSLFFSAAVCNLEGSLHRDLMLGYNKNIRPMALHGDIIDVRIKMTLTNLISLNEKEETLTTCVWIEMIWHDYRLRWANRTGFEVYENITRMRLPSKAIWLPDVGLENNVDGHFDVALYTNALIDPDGRVVWLPPAIYRSSCAIKVNYFPFDWQNCSMVFRSQTYNSNEIKLMLSDEDNITMEWIEIDPEAFTENGEWIIKHRPAKKIVNKRYSPDELEHQEIIFFLIIQRKPLFYIINIIVPCVLFSSLGLLVYFLPAKAGGQKCTMTIAILLGQTVFLFLIAKKVPETSQAVPLIGKYLMFVMSVTTITVMNCVVVLNVSLRTPNTHPMSNTIRKVLLNILPRLLRMTMRRWTPKQEEGNFKMFALGNGTPLRRRRRSSLGLIAKADEYMFRTARSELMFSRLKERKGLLKNTLEKIQNGLEGNTAQDLESSLASAAPEVQQCVSSCKHIAESVKHQNDFQSENEEWFLVARVIDRMCFIVMALLFILGTIGIFLMGHFNQAPSQPFPGDPKKYLPEISP, translated from the exons ATGGATCAGATCTCTCCATCAAAAAACGTCTGGTTATGGACCCTACTATCTCTTTTCTTCTCAG CTGCGGTCTGTAATCTGGAGGGATCTCTGCACAGAGATCTAATGTTGGGATACAACAAGAACATACGACCTATGGCGCTCCACGGTGACATCATCGATGTGAGGATCAAGATGACCCTCACCAACCTCATTTCTCTG AATGAGAAAGAGGAGACCCTCACCACTTGCGTTTGGATTGAGATG ATATGGCATGATTATCGACTCCGCTGGGCCAACAGGACAGGGTTTGAGGTCTATGAGAACATCACCCGTATGCGTCTTCCCTCTAAAGCCATCTGGCTGCCTGATGTCGGCCTGGAAAACAA TGTGGATGGGCATTTTGATGTGGCTCTCTACACTAACGCTCTGATAGATCCTGACGGTAGAGTGGTCTGGTTGCCCCCTGCCATCTACCGAAGCTCCTGTGCCATCAAAGTCAACTACTTCCCCTTCGACTGGCAGAACTGCAGCATGGTTTTCAG GTCTCAGACGTACAATTCCAATGAAATTAAACTGATGCTGTCAGACGAGGACAACATCACTATGGAATGGATTGAGATTGATCCAGAAGCTTTCACTG AGAATGGGGAATGGATTATTAAGCACCGCCCTGCTAAGAAAATTGTGAATAAGCGATACAGCCCGGATGAGTTGGAGCACCAGGAGATCATCTTCTTCCTCATCATCCAGAGGAAACCGCTGTTTTACATCATCAATATCATCGTGCCCTGTGTCCTCTTCTCATCCCTTGGACTACTCGTCTACTTCCTGCCGGCTAAAG ctGGAGGACAGAAATGCACCATGACCATTGCAATCCTACTCGGTCAGACGGTCTTCCTGTTCCTTATCGCCAAGAAAGTGCCAGAAACCTCCCAGGCTGTTCCTCTCATCGGAAA GTATCTGATGTTTGTGATGTCCGTGACCACAATAACTGTGATGAACTGTGTGGTGGTGTTGAACGTCTCTCTGCGAACTCCAAACACCCACCCCATGAGCAATACCATCAGAAAG GTCTTGCTGAACATCCTTCCTCGTCTGTTGAGGATGACGATGCGGCGCTGGACGCCTAAGCAGGAGGAAgggaattttaaaatgtttgccCTGGGTAACGGCACCCCGCTCCGCCGCAGGAGACGCAGCTCTTTGGGATTAATAGCAAAGGCTGATGAATACATGTTCAGAACAGCTCGCTCTGAGCTGATGTTCAGTCGACTGAAGGAGAGGAAGGGGCTGCTCAAGAACACTTTGGAGAAAATAC AAAATGGTCTAGAAGGAAACACAGCACAGGATCTGGAATCCAGTCTGGCTTCAGCTGCACCAGAAGTGCAGCAGTGTGTGTCTTCCTGCAAACACATTGCGGAAAGTGTCAAGCATCAAAATGACTTTCAAAGT GAAAATGAAGAATGGTTTCTAGTTGCCAGGGTGATTGACAGGATGTGCTTCATCGTCATGGCGCTGCTGTTTATACTGGGCACCATCGGAATCTTCCTGATGGGACATTTTAACCAGGCACCATCTCAGCCCTTCCCAGGAGACCCCAAAAAATACCTGCCCGAAATCTCACCTTGA
- the LOC137089726 gene encoding phospholipid scramblase family member 5, protein MAFASVTAQPLPFGLERERHIDMLFRAFHRQIRPSTDSQDLTPVLRPAGRRGEDEGSGGKETDNEGKTLGKLSVLRTVTRLHINARPELQGPQCVARRTYSISTETSDQLFVAVEESSCMCMQCCGPARSCSLQGFDKDAECVFLFERPLRAEMCWLGCCLMEIRAYTSEREFIGTVHQRWSMFTPYFEVCDSEGNSAMRIQGSCCNTRCLSEQELQVVSTIGESVGRIWKRWPGYNEECNMDHEYFGLDVPQGMNLNTKVLLLAATFLLNHMFFEMS, encoded by the exons ATG GCCTTCGCATCTGTGACCGCTCAGCCTCTTCCCTTTGGTCTGGAAAGGGAGAGACATATTGACATGCTCTTCAGAGCTTTCCACAGGCAGATCAGACCTTCCACAGACAGCCAGGACCTCACACCTGTGCTCCGACCTGCAGGCAGGAGAGGAGAGGACGAGGGATCCGGAGGGAAAGAGACGGACAACGAGGGGAAAACACTGGGAAAACTGTCTGTTCTGAGAACAGTCACAAGACTCCACATTAATGCCAGACCAGAACTACAAG GTCCACAGTGTGTCGCCCGAAGAACATACAGCATCTCCACGGAAACCAGTGATCAGCTCTTTGTGGCTGTGGAAG AGAGCTCATGTATGTGTATGCAATGCTGCGGTCCAGCTCGATCCTGCTCTCTACAAGGCTTTGATAAGGATGCAGAATGCGTCTTTTTGTTTGAGAGGCCCCTGAGAGCGGAGATGTGCTGGCTCGGCTGCTGCCTGATGGAAATAAGGGCCTATACATCAGAGAGAGAGTTTATTGGGACAGTTCACCAAAG GTGGAGTATGTTCACGCCATATTTCGAGGTCTGTGACTCTGAAGGCAACTCGGCCATGAGGATCCAGGGCTCCTGCTGTAACACACGATGTCTTTCTGAACAAGAGCTGCAG GTGGTTTCCACTATTGGTGAGAGTGTTGGGCGCATATGGAAGAGGTGGCCTGGATATAATGAGGAATGTAACATGGATCATGAGTATTTTGGACTGGATG taCCTCAAGGAATGAATCTGAACACCAAAGTGCTGTTATTGGCTGCTACCTTCCTGCTG AATCATATGTTTTTTGAGATGAGTTAA